ATTTGTTGCGTGCCATGATAAAGGCCAGAGGTGTCACCAAGACCAATTGTATTGGTCGTCGCAAACAAACGGAATGCTGGATGCGGGCGAATAACCTTACTTTGGTCAAGTAATGTGAGCTTGCCAGAAACTTCTAAAACCCGTTGAATAACAAACATCACATCAGCGCGGCCCGCATCATATTCATCAAACACTAGAGCGGTATTTGATTGTAGCGCATAAGGTAAAATGCCTTCTTTAAATTCTGTAATTTGCTTGCCATCTTTAAGAACAATCGCGTCCTTACCAACCAAGTCAATTCGGCTCACATGACTATCAAGGTTAACCCGCACACATGGCCAGTTTAAGCGAGCAGCCACTTGTTCAATATGTGTAGACTTACCCGTACCATGATATCCTTGCACCATGACACGGCGATTATGTTTAAAACCAGCTAAAATCGCGAGTGTCACTTCACGGTTAAAAAGATAATCTTCATCAATTTCAGGAACATGTGTGTGTGGTTCACGAAAAGCTGGCACCTTTAGATTGCTTTTAAAACCAAAAAGATCTTCAACTGAAACTTCACTATCAGGCATCATTTCTTCAGCAGGGATATTCATAGCGGTCATTTAACAAAAGTCCATTTCTTGAGCTAACCTATTAGGGTTGAAACCCTAGCTTCTTAATTTCTTATTTTTTCAAAAGATCTATATTTATAGATCACTCTACAGAGAATTATCAACTCTTCGAGCTTAATTTTACAGATAAAGTGCTTTCACAATGAAATAAGGAAAAGCCAATCAAAAGTTGAGATAAGGTTTTGCTCAAACCATCCCAACTTTTTTCAAATAGTTATATGCAGTAATCACTTCGGCTAGTTTCTCTTCAGAATTGCGATCCCCACCATTCAAGTCAGGGTGGTGCCGTTTGACAAGTTCTTTGTAGCGGGTCTTGATGTCGTCTTTAGAAGCACTTGCAGGCAAGCCAAGTTCATCTAGAGATTTTCGCTCCATATTTCGAAGGCGCCGGCCACCAGCGGTCTTAGGGGCTGTATCAGCCTCTTCTTCTTCAATAAAGTTCATCGGATCATGTATGGAGCGTTGGCCTTTTTTGAGAGCCTCTTTCTCTTTAAAGGCCCAGGTCGGACGGTGACCAGTAGAAGATTCTTTTTGATAATCGACAATATCATCAGCATCCATACCAACGAAATAATTATATTTCTTATTATATTCGCGCACATGATGTTGGCAAAAAAGGTAATATTCACCTTCCTTATCGCGCCCTTTCGGCGCCGGAAATTTGCCAGGTCTCTCGCAACCACGCCAGTTACATTTAGCACCCTCTTCTTGTCGAGAGCGATCATCTTCGGGCTTAACACGAATAGAGTCAAAATATTTAGATGTGAGTTTCATAAAAACCTATATATCTGGTTGTCTAAAATTTACTTGCCTAAAATTTACGGTGGTCAAAAACACAAGAACTAACTTTATAAATTATAATTTTGGCCAGAGCTTGGTACTAAACCCAGAGCTTCGTACCAAACAAAGGGCTTGGTACTAGTAAAGAACTAGAAGAAAGATTAAAGAGCGCTCAAAGTTTTAGTACTTGAGGCTTCACTCAGTCATAGTCTTTACAGCTAATGAGACAATTGCCTCAGCCAAAAATCAGTAGATCAGTTCTAACAGTGATCATTTCCAAATAGTATGTTATCTAGTCCACAAATGAAAAACCCATGACGCGTAAATATGACGCGTAAATATGGCTCATAAATATGACCCGTGAGTATGACCTGTGAGCAGGAATTAAGAATTAAACTTTATCATTCGAGATTATTTTACCACAAAAGCGGGTAAATTCAGTCTCAAAGGGCGTCGCACTATAGCTTAATTTTACTGATCCGAAAACAAAAGAACGATACAAAATTTATTTTTTTGAAGTTTAAACTCAAATTAACAACTTGCCCCAGAGTTTAGGTACAAGAGTTTAAGCCCAACATCTTAGGAAAGAAAAAATGTCAGCCAATCAACCAGACCAGCACTCCGTTGTTGATATTATTACCAGCAAATTAGAAAAAGCCCTGGCACCAACTTCATTAGAAGTCATTAATGAAAGTCATCTACATTCTGGTCATGCCGGTTCACCA
This Hyphomicrobiales bacterium 4NK60-0047b DNA region includes the following protein-coding sequences:
- the cobS gene encoding cobaltochelatase subunit CobS, whose translation is MTAMNIPAEEMMPDSEVSVEDLFGFKSNLKVPAFREPHTHVPEIDEDYLFNREVTLAILAGFKHNRRVMVQGYHGTGKSTHIEQVAARLNWPCVRVNLDSHVSRIDLVGKDAIVLKDGKQITEFKEGILPYALQSNTALVFDEYDAGRADVMFVIQRVLEVSGKLTLLDQSKVIRPHPAFRLFATTNTIGLGDTSGLYHGTQQINQGQMDRWSIVASLNYLPHDDEVEIVKSKVKDLASTETGSDDISKMVRVADLTRSALMNGDLSTVMSPRTVITWAENAAIFEDIGVAFQLSFLNKCDELEKGLVAEFYQRCFDEDLPQSTGSLALS
- a CDS encoding J domain-containing protein — encoded protein: MKLTSKYFDSIRVKPEDDRSRQEEGAKCNWRGCERPGKFPAPKGRDKEGEYYLFCQHHVREYNKKYNYFVGMDADDIVDYQKESSTGHRPTWAFKEKEALKKGQRSIHDPMNFIEEEEADTAPKTAGGRRLRNMERKSLDELGLPASASKDDIKTRYKELVKRHHPDLNGGDRNSEEKLAEVITAYNYLKKVGMV